A stretch of the Buchananella sp. 14KM1171 genome encodes the following:
- the pstC gene encoding phosphate ABC transporter permease subunit PstC, producing the protein MAAEQAPNVASQLGKKAPGRVGNQLFAGISYSAGIVIMIVLAAVAGFLLWSSWDALTADRQALAEVGFMRGKSFWAYVAPLVFGTLLAAALALLIAVPLSTGVALFISHYAPRRLAQALGYLVDLLAAIPSVIYGLWGFLWLRPLMEPVYQWLTDNLGFIPLFAGYSAPGKNILTGGLVLAVMILPIITATMREVFLQTPRLQEEASLALGATRFEMIRQTVLPFGRSGMISASMLGLGRALGETMAVLMILSPGAFINLNILQAGQHQTIAANIAAQFREAFGLSRSVLFASGLVLFVLTFAVNMLARWIIARRAEFSGANA; encoded by the coding sequence ATGGCAGCCGAACAGGCGCCAAACGTCGCCAGCCAACTGGGCAAGAAGGCCCCAGGGCGCGTCGGAAACCAACTGTTCGCGGGAATCTCATACTCCGCCGGCATCGTCATCATGATCGTGCTGGCGGCAGTGGCCGGCTTCCTGCTGTGGAGCTCCTGGGACGCGCTGACCGCAGACCGGCAGGCCCTGGCAGAGGTCGGGTTCATGCGCGGCAAGAGCTTCTGGGCCTACGTGGCCCCGCTCGTCTTCGGCACCCTCCTGGCCGCCGCCCTCGCCCTGCTCATCGCCGTGCCGCTCTCCACCGGCGTGGCCCTGTTCATCTCCCACTACGCCCCGCGCCGCCTAGCGCAGGCGCTCGGCTACCTGGTGGACCTGCTGGCCGCCATCCCCTCCGTCATCTACGGCCTGTGGGGCTTCCTGTGGCTGCGCCCCCTCATGGAACCCGTCTACCAGTGGCTCACCGACAACCTGGGATTCATCCCCCTGTTTGCGGGCTACTCCGCCCCCGGCAAGAACATCCTCACCGGCGGGCTGGTGCTGGCGGTCATGATCCTGCCCATCATCACCGCCACCATGCGAGAAGTCTTCCTGCAAACCCCGCGCCTCCAAGAGGAAGCCTCCCTGGCCCTCGGCGCCACCCGCTTCGAGATGATCCGCCAGACCGTGCTGCCCTTCGGGCGTTCCGGCATGATCTCCGCCTCCATGCTCGGGCTCGGGCGCGCACTGGGTGAAACCATGGCCGTGCTGATGATCCTCTCCCCGGGCGCCTTCATTAACCTCAACATCCTCCAGGCCGGGCAGCACCAGACCATCGCCGCGAACATCGCCGCCCAGTTCCGCGAGGCATTCGGCTTGTCCCGCTCCGTCCTGTTCGCCTCCGGCCTGGTCCTGTTCGTCCTCACCTTCGCCGTCAACATGCTGGCCCGCTGGATCATCGCGCGCCGCGCCGAGTTCTCTGGAGCAAACGCATGA